One genomic window of Corynebacterium diphtheriae includes the following:
- a CDS encoding phosphoribosyltransferase: MAYHADSADLETKEILTWEGFGIANRELAQQIVDSDYTPDIIVAVARGGLVPAGALSYSMGIKLSDAINVEFYTDVNETLPDPVLLEPLLDTNSIRGKKVLVVDDVADSGRTLDLVLKLLENHGAEVRSAVIYAKSRSIVAPNYIWKRTDEWIVFPWSAEPPVTKA; this comes from the coding sequence ATGGCTTACCACGCAGATTCAGCAGATCTTGAAACAAAGGAAATCCTGACTTGGGAAGGATTCGGCATTGCTAATCGCGAACTCGCGCAGCAAATCGTAGACAGCGACTACACCCCAGACATCATCGTCGCCGTCGCCCGCGGCGGACTCGTCCCCGCCGGCGCACTGTCCTACTCCATGGGCATCAAACTATCAGACGCCATCAACGTAGAGTTCTACACCGACGTCAACGAAACCCTTCCAGACCCAGTCCTCCTCGAGCCACTGCTTGACACCAACTCCATCCGAGGCAAAAAAGTGCTCGTCGTCGACGATGTCGCCGACTCCGGTCGCACCCTCGACCTCGTACTCAAACTGCTCGAAAACCACGGCGCAGAAGTACGCTCCGCAGTGATCTACGCCAAGAGCCGCTCCATCGTCGCCCCCAACTACATCTGGAAGCGCACCGACGAGTGGATCGTGTTCCCATGGTCTGCTGAGCCACCAGTAACCAAGGCTTAG
- a CDS encoding transporter substrate-binding domain-containing protein: MKRRALLTATAATAALCLTSCAQSVPPVELVDIPPLPLPAGATVGPPASGTIQTGNLLGSLRPNGDDVPKVRQRGYLIVGIDQSQNLLSFRDTDGDLKGFEVDLAREVARDIFGEPKIDFRYVDSTSWVKALEDGQVDMVLRSISVTRERQDQVFFSTPYFSGKTRILAQKDSDIHGAEDLKGTVCVTNLSTGSKRLGTIAPNSTMLAVRNSADCLLALQQNHADAVISDDAILSGMIAQDPFTHIVGDPIATEQYAVAFAKPRTGRDTAPMIRQVNSTFERIFRDGTWTRTYNHWFGAYLAPQAHPAVHYREER; the protein is encoded by the coding sequence GTGAAACGCCGTGCACTTTTGACCGCCACCGCAGCTACAGCAGCGCTCTGCCTGACCAGTTGTGCACAATCAGTTCCGCCCGTAGAGCTGGTCGACATCCCACCGCTGCCGCTCCCCGCCGGTGCTACCGTAGGGCCTCCTGCCAGCGGCACAATCCAAACAGGCAACCTGTTGGGATCCCTACGCCCCAATGGTGACGACGTTCCCAAGGTCCGCCAGCGCGGCTACCTGATCGTGGGCATCGACCAATCCCAAAATCTGTTGAGTTTCCGCGACACCGACGGTGACCTTAAAGGCTTTGAGGTTGACCTCGCCCGCGAAGTTGCGCGCGATATATTTGGCGAACCTAAAATTGACTTCCGCTACGTCGATTCCACCTCCTGGGTCAAAGCCCTCGAAGACGGACAGGTGGATATGGTGCTGCGCTCCATTTCCGTTACCCGCGAACGCCAAGACCAAGTGTTCTTTTCCACCCCGTACTTCTCCGGTAAAACCCGCATTCTTGCCCAAAAAGACTCCGACATTCACGGCGCGGAGGACCTTAAAGGAACAGTCTGCGTGACCAACCTGTCCACCGGCTCCAAACGCCTAGGCACCATCGCACCGAATTCCACCATGCTCGCCGTGCGCAACTCCGCGGATTGCCTGCTTGCGCTCCAACAAAACCACGCCGACGCAGTGATCTCCGACGATGCCATCCTTTCTGGGATGATCGCCCAAGATCCTTTTACACACATCGTGGGTGACCCCATCGCCACCGAGCAATATGCGGTTGCTTTTGCCAAACCGCGCACGGGACGCGACACCGCGCCGATGATTCGCCAAGTAAACTCCACCTTTGAACGGATTTTCCGCGACGGCACGTGGACACGCACCTACAATCACTGGTTCGGTGCCTACCTTGCACCACAAGCACATCCGGCTGTGCACTATCGGGAGGAACGATGA
- a CDS encoding ABC transporter ATP-binding protein: MIEVRGLTKEYGKVRAVDDLTFNVSPGIVTGFLGPNGAGKSTTMRMILGLDTPTSGTATIGGVEYRRLKKPLTHVGALLDAKAVHPNRSARNHLLWLAQSNGIPASRVDEALALVGLSSVAKKKAGGFSLGMGQRLGLAAALLGDPEVIILDEPVNGLDPEGIRWVRDFLRRLAAEGRTILVSSHLLAEMAQTADHLVVIGRGKLVASCSTAEFIQAHSRNTTVVKPAAPQLAAALNAEGFQVTENNGVLEVDASPERVGKLAFEAGVALQLLTQQQASLEDAFMEMTSGAVQYGSKN; the protein is encoded by the coding sequence ATGATTGAAGTACGCGGGTTAACCAAAGAGTATGGGAAGGTGCGCGCGGTTGATGACCTGACGTTTAACGTCTCGCCGGGTATCGTCACGGGGTTCCTCGGCCCCAATGGTGCCGGCAAGTCCACAACCATGCGCATGATTCTCGGATTAGACACACCGACCTCCGGTACAGCCACGATCGGTGGCGTGGAATACCGCAGGCTAAAAAAGCCATTAACCCACGTCGGGGCGCTTCTCGACGCCAAAGCAGTGCACCCCAACCGCAGTGCACGCAACCACCTCTTGTGGCTTGCCCAGTCCAATGGCATACCTGCTTCGCGTGTCGACGAAGCCCTCGCCCTTGTTGGCCTTAGCTCAGTGGCCAAGAAGAAGGCCGGCGGCTTCTCCCTGGGCATGGGCCAGCGCCTTGGTCTGGCCGCAGCTCTTTTGGGGGACCCCGAAGTCATTATCCTGGACGAGCCCGTCAATGGACTCGACCCCGAAGGTATTCGTTGGGTCCGCGACTTCCTACGCCGCCTAGCCGCCGAGGGCCGCACCATCTTAGTCAGCTCCCACCTGCTTGCCGAGATGGCCCAAACCGCCGACCACCTTGTGGTCATCGGCCGCGGCAAACTCGTTGCCTCCTGCTCCACAGCGGAATTCATCCAAGCACACTCGCGCAACACCACCGTGGTAAAACCTGCCGCGCCACAACTAGCAGCAGCCTTGAACGCCGAGGGCTTCCAAGTAACAGAAAACAACGGTGTGCTAGAGGTTGACGCTTCTCCGGAACGCGTCGGCAAGCTGGCCTTCGAAGCAGGCGTAGCCCTGCAACTTCTCACTCAACAACAGGCATCCCTAGAAGATGCATTCATGGAAATGACCAGCGGGGCGGTGCAATATGGCAGTAAGAACTGA
- a CDS encoding ATP-grasp domain-containing protein: protein MFTPELIADNATKVSLVGDPDLVRELRFSFERLGIVVTDVDPDGSISVGVSRWSRAALLQKASRDLGLPVPRYAVASNPDELEVAAAQLGFPCVVKGDSVEVVRSPEDVQWRGECVVENFVDFDRKISMVAVRSVDPATGELATWYCEPISEGMQPFPLGAATLDNARSVAARITNAIGCRGLFVVEMFVKGDDVYFSDVTIGPSLSGFVTCATQRFGQFDLHARALLGLPIDVTLTSPGAMSSVGVDEVPRAGLARALAMSEVNVVVGQTLAVALATADTAEQAWESARAAVSELEG from the coding sequence ATGTTTACTCCTGAGCTCATCGCAGATAATGCCACTAAAGTTTCTCTGGTTGGCGACCCTGATTTGGTGCGGGAACTGCGGTTTTCTTTTGAACGTTTGGGCATTGTTGTGACTGATGTTGATCCGGATGGTTCGATTTCGGTGGGGGTGTCGCGTTGGTCACGTGCGGCGTTGTTGCAGAAGGCTTCGCGGGATTTGGGGCTTCCGGTGCCGCGTTATGCGGTGGCGTCTAATCCGGATGAGTTGGAGGTTGCTGCGGCTCAGTTGGGTTTCCCTTGTGTGGTGAAGGGGGATTCGGTTGAGGTGGTGCGTTCGCCGGAGGATGTGCAGTGGCGTGGCGAGTGCGTGGTGGAGAATTTTGTTGATTTTGATCGCAAGATCAGCATGGTTGCGGTGCGTTCTGTGGATCCTGCGACGGGGGAGTTGGCTACGTGGTATTGCGAGCCGATTAGTGAGGGTATGCAGCCGTTTCCGTTGGGTGCTGCGACGTTGGATAATGCGCGGAGTGTGGCTGCGCGTATTACGAATGCGATTGGTTGCCGGGGCTTGTTCGTGGTGGAGATGTTTGTCAAGGGGGATGACGTGTATTTCTCTGATGTGACGATTGGGCCGTCGTTGTCGGGGTTTGTTACGTGTGCGACGCAGCGGTTTGGACAGTTTGATTTGCATGCGCGTGCGCTGTTGGGTTTGCCTATCGACGTCACCCTAACCAGTCCTGGCGCAATGTCGTCGGTGGGGGTTGATGAGGTTCCGCGCGCAGGTCTTGCGCGTGCGTTGGCTATGTCGGAGGTTAATGTGGTGGTGGGGCAGACATTGGCGGTGGCTCTTGCTACGGCAGATACCGCTGAGCAAGCATGGGAGTCGGCTCGCGCAGCGGTATCTGAGCTGGAGGGCTAG
- a CDS encoding serine/threonine protein kinase — translation MNETEAVPFDPFADDTDDDMDELLSDLDQLRMDVGQRSREEAISTFRSRRGANRTSRTVANGMVTLPFIPVRPVSEVLKSEEYIASVGDEPALKPGDVLAGQYEVAGVIAHGGMGWIYLAHDRNVSGRMVVLKGLRDKAKPQDYGAAVAEKEFLADITHPGIVKSYNFIDDLIVMEYVEGPALRGPMAIDLAIGYILEILPALDYLHSRGVVYNDLKPDNIIISEDQVKLIDLGAVSGIGAFGYIYGTKGYQAPEVASDGPSIASDIYTIGRTLADLTIDLNDGAGGKKDLPTADEEPLFAQNLSFYRLVRRCTRSDPAKRFSSVRELETQLYGVLREYLAVHKSQQFPAQHSLYSPQRSTFGTKHMVFRTDQLIDGIERNVRITSEEVNAALPVPLLDRQDPGAILISGSSYTEPSEALQTMREAMTQEKFSGSVEIPLGIVRALLDLGFTDEAASWLEDLVPRLGNEWRHQWYSGVTSLLLDDYLTAQQHFNEVYNILPGESAPKLARAAVCEMLLQEKGLESTALLDPAVTVAAADIKGEGMSNIWRELTSDPATLRFKAIYLYALVWRTNPTTVSSAFGLARQLAAENQIDLAVSTLDRVPQNSTHRRMAELTAILHLLGDLSEARLRRAARRLEAIPTNEPRFLQIQIAIMNAALQWLRTGGEATNNPIFEYPFTQRGLRNGLSATLRQLARSAPSSHRYALVDVANQVRPMTWF, via the coding sequence ATGAACGAGACTGAAGCAGTCCCCTTCGATCCCTTTGCGGATGACACCGACGATGACATGGACGAGCTGCTCAGCGACCTTGACCAGCTCCGCATGGACGTAGGGCAGCGCTCCCGCGAAGAAGCAATCTCCACATTCCGATCCCGTCGCGGCGCCAACCGCACCTCGCGGACCGTGGCCAACGGCATGGTTACCCTGCCGTTTATCCCCGTGCGCCCCGTTAGCGAAGTACTCAAATCTGAGGAGTACATCGCAAGCGTTGGCGACGAGCCCGCCCTCAAACCAGGTGATGTTCTAGCCGGCCAGTACGAAGTCGCAGGCGTGATCGCCCACGGCGGCATGGGGTGGATCTACCTCGCCCACGACCGCAATGTTTCCGGCCGCATGGTGGTGCTCAAAGGCCTGCGCGACAAGGCGAAACCCCAAGACTACGGTGCCGCAGTAGCCGAGAAGGAATTCCTAGCAGACATCACCCACCCGGGGATCGTGAAGTCCTACAACTTTATCGACGACCTCATCGTGATGGAATACGTCGAAGGCCCAGCACTGCGCGGCCCCATGGCTATCGACCTTGCCATCGGCTACATCCTAGAAATCCTGCCGGCGCTGGACTACTTGCATTCCCGTGGCGTGGTGTACAACGACCTCAAACCAGACAACATCATTATCTCCGAGGACCAGGTCAAGCTCATCGACCTAGGTGCAGTATCCGGCATCGGTGCGTTTGGGTACATCTATGGCACCAAAGGATATCAGGCGCCAGAGGTGGCCAGCGATGGGCCGTCGATAGCCAGCGACATTTACACCATTGGCCGCACGCTGGCCGACCTCACCATCGACCTCAACGACGGTGCCGGCGGCAAAAAAGACCTACCCACCGCCGACGAGGAACCCCTATTTGCGCAGAACCTTTCCTTCTACCGGCTGGTGCGCCGCTGCACGCGCAGCGATCCCGCGAAGCGTTTTAGCAGCGTGAGGGAGCTAGAAACCCAGCTCTACGGGGTATTACGCGAATATTTGGCCGTGCATAAAAGCCAGCAGTTCCCCGCGCAACACTCCTTGTACTCGCCGCAGCGTTCCACCTTTGGCACCAAACACATGGTATTTCGCACGGATCAGCTTATCGACGGCATCGAGCGCAACGTCCGCATCACCTCCGAGGAGGTCAACGCCGCACTCCCCGTGCCGCTGCTCGACCGCCAAGACCCAGGCGCGATCCTGATTTCGGGTTCCTCCTACACCGAGCCCTCCGAGGCGCTACAAACCATGCGCGAGGCCATGACGCAGGAAAAATTCAGCGGCTCGGTGGAGATTCCACTGGGAATCGTGCGTGCCCTACTCGACCTCGGTTTCACCGACGAGGCCGCCTCCTGGCTCGAAGATCTTGTCCCCCGCCTAGGCAACGAGTGGCGGCACCAGTGGTATTCCGGTGTCACCTCGCTGCTTCTCGACGACTACCTCACCGCCCAACAGCACTTCAACGAGGTGTACAACATCCTGCCTGGGGAGTCGGCGCCCAAACTTGCGCGTGCCGCTGTCTGCGAAATGCTGCTGCAAGAAAAAGGCCTCGAATCTACAGCGCTTCTCGACCCCGCTGTGACAGTCGCCGCCGCCGACATCAAGGGCGAAGGCATGAGCAACATCTGGCGCGAGCTGACCAGCGATCCCGCCACGCTGCGCTTTAAGGCGATCTACCTCTACGCCCTTGTGTGGCGCACCAACCCCACCACGGTGTCCTCGGCCTTTGGGCTGGCACGCCAGCTCGCCGCTGAAAACCAGATTGATTTGGCAGTGTCCACCTTGGACCGCGTCCCCCAAAACTCTACGCACCGTCGCATGGCAGAACTCACCGCAATCTTGCACCTGCTGGGTGATTTGAGTGAAGCCCGCCTTCGTCGGGCAGCGCGCCGCCTCGAAGCAATCCCCACCAATGAGCCACGCTTTTTGCAGATTCAGATCGCGATTATGAACGCGGCCCTGCAATGGCTGCGCACCGGCGGCGAAGCCACCAACAATCCGATTTTTGAGTACCCCTTTACACAGCGGGGATTGCGCAACGGGCTGTCTGCCACACTCCGGCAGCTCGCCCGCAGCGCCCCCAGCTCACATCGCTACGCGCTTGTCGACGTAGCCAACCAGGTCCGCCCCATGACCTGGTTCTAA
- a CDS encoding FAD-dependent oxidoreductase, with the protein MTEPLRVAVIGSGPAGIYASDLLTKNNPTTTIDLYERMPAPFGLIRYGVAPDHPRIKGIITSLHKVLSNPNIRLIGNVTIGTDLTIDDLRHHYDAIILATGATADRNLTIPGAELEGSHGAAEFVGFYDGNPDFQRTWDLSATDVAVIGVGNVGLDVARILAKTADELHTTEIPDNVYHTLKNNQATTIHVFGRRGPAQVKFSPLELKELDHSPTIEVIVDPEDIDYDDTSINTRRQSKSQDLVCQTLEHYAMREPKGAPHKLHIHLFESPVEILGTNGHVTALRTERTEYDGNGGLRGTGKYTDWPIQAVYRAVGYRSEPINDVPFDTTNHVIYNDGGHVTTQDGTIIPGLYTTGWIKRGPVGLIGNTKSDAKETTEMLINDWETGQLTPADNRDPNAIFELLKQRGIPVTTWDGWHALDAAERELGQAEGRERKKIVEWNDMLHHAAKKD; encoded by the coding sequence ATGACTGAACCTTTGCGCGTCGCCGTCATCGGCTCCGGCCCCGCAGGCATCTACGCCTCCGACCTCCTCACCAAAAACAACCCCACCACCACCATCGACCTCTACGAACGCATGCCCGCCCCCTTCGGACTCATCCGCTACGGCGTAGCACCCGACCACCCACGTATCAAAGGCATTATCACCTCCCTCCACAAAGTCCTCAGCAACCCCAACATCCGCCTTATCGGCAACGTCACCATCGGCACCGACCTCACTATCGACGACCTCCGCCACCACTACGACGCCATCATCCTCGCCACCGGGGCCACCGCAGACCGCAACCTCACCATCCCAGGCGCAGAACTTGAAGGCTCCCACGGTGCAGCAGAATTCGTCGGCTTCTACGACGGCAACCCCGACTTCCAACGCACCTGGGACCTCAGCGCCACCGACGTCGCCGTCATCGGCGTCGGAAACGTAGGCCTCGACGTCGCCCGCATCCTCGCCAAAACCGCCGACGAACTCCACACCACCGAAATCCCCGACAACGTCTACCACACCCTCAAAAACAACCAAGCCACCACCATCCACGTCTTCGGCCGACGCGGACCAGCACAAGTCAAATTCAGCCCCCTCGAACTCAAAGAACTCGACCACTCCCCCACCATCGAGGTCATCGTCGACCCCGAAGACATCGACTACGACGACACCTCCATCAACACACGACGCCAGTCCAAATCCCAAGACCTCGTGTGCCAAACACTCGAACACTACGCCATGCGCGAACCAAAAGGAGCACCCCACAAACTCCACATCCACCTGTTCGAGTCCCCCGTAGAAATCCTAGGCACCAACGGACACGTCACCGCACTACGCACCGAACGCACCGAATACGACGGCAACGGTGGACTACGCGGCACCGGCAAATACACCGACTGGCCCATCCAAGCCGTCTACCGCGCAGTCGGCTACCGCTCCGAACCCATCAACGACGTCCCCTTCGACACCACCAACCACGTCATCTACAACGACGGTGGACACGTCACCACACAAGACGGCACCATCATCCCAGGGCTCTACACCACCGGATGGATCAAACGCGGACCCGTAGGCCTTATCGGCAACACCAAATCCGACGCTAAAGAAACCACCGAAATGCTCATCAACGACTGGGAAACAGGACAACTCACCCCAGCCGACAACCGCGACCCAAATGCCATCTTCGAACTGCTAAAACAACGCGGCATCCCCGTGACCACCTGGGACGGATGGCACGCACTTGACGCAGCAGAACGCGAACTCGGGCAGGCAGAAGGACGCGAACGCAAAAAAATCGTCGAATGGAACGACATGCTCCACCACGCCGCCAAAAAGGACTAA
- a CDS encoding acetate kinase: MALVLVLNSGSSSIKFQLVDPTAHATDDPFASGLVEQIGEPQGRVTLKHAGEKFVVEAPIPDHSAGLALAFDLMGEHKCGPTDVEIIAVGHRVVHGGILFSQPQVITDEIMDMVRDLIPLAPLHNPANIDGIEVARKILPDVAHVAVFDTGFFHDMPPAAAIYAIDAKTAADHGVRRYGFHGTSHEYVSHKVAELLDLPEGAINQITLHLGNGASCAAIRGGKAIDTSMGMTPLSGLVMGTRSGDIDPGIVFHLHRQAGMSIDEIDELLNKKSGVKGISGVNDFRELRTMIDAGDQDAWLAYNIYIHQLRRYIGSYMIALGRVNAITFTAGVGENDVAVRADALSHLEGFGIKIDPERNALPNTGPREISTDDSAIKVFVVPTNEELAIARYAKALSGE; this comes from the coding sequence ATGGCGCTTGTCCTCGTCCTCAATTCTGGTTCTTCATCTATCAAGTTCCAGCTGGTAGACCCTACCGCCCACGCCACTGACGATCCGTTTGCCTCTGGTTTGGTGGAACAGATTGGTGAGCCACAGGGTCGAGTGACTCTGAAGCACGCTGGTGAGAAGTTCGTCGTCGAGGCCCCGATTCCTGATCACTCCGCTGGTTTGGCGTTGGCTTTCGATCTGATGGGTGAGCACAAGTGTGGTCCTACTGATGTGGAGATCATTGCTGTGGGTCACCGCGTGGTTCACGGTGGTATTTTGTTCTCCCAGCCGCAGGTAATTACGGATGAGATCATGGACATGGTCCGCGATCTGATTCCGCTGGCTCCGCTGCACAACCCTGCCAACATTGATGGCATTGAGGTTGCTCGCAAGATTTTGCCTGATGTGGCACACGTTGCGGTCTTTGATACTGGTTTCTTCCACGATATGCCACCAGCGGCAGCGATTTACGCTATCGACGCCAAGACTGCTGCGGATCATGGTGTGCGTCGCTACGGCTTCCACGGCACCAGCCACGAGTATGTGTCTCACAAGGTGGCTGAGCTGCTGGATCTTCCTGAAGGTGCGATCAACCAGATCACCTTGCACTTGGGCAATGGCGCTTCGTGCGCTGCTATCCGTGGCGGTAAGGCTATTGACACCTCGATGGGTATGACCCCATTGTCTGGTCTTGTGATGGGTACGCGTTCTGGTGATATTGACCCAGGTATTGTGTTCCACTTGCACCGTCAGGCGGGCATGAGCATTGATGAGATCGATGAGCTGTTGAACAAGAAGTCCGGTGTGAAGGGTATCTCGGGGGTTAATGACTTCCGTGAGCTGCGCACCATGATTGACGCCGGCGACCAGGACGCTTGGCTGGCGTACAACATTTACATTCACCAGCTGCGTCGCTACATCGGTTCCTACATGATCGCCCTTGGTCGCGTAAACGCTATTACGTTCACCGCAGGTGTTGGCGAGAACGACGTGGCCGTGCGTGCCGACGCCCTCTCGCACCTCGAAGGCTTTGGCATCAAGATCGACCCAGAGCGCAACGCATTGCCAAACACTGGCCCACGCGAAATCTCGACGGACGATTCCGCCATCAAGGTCTTTGTGGTTCCTACCAACGAGGAGCTTGCTATCGCACGCTATGCCAAGGCACTCTCCGGCGAATAA
- the pta gene encoding phosphate acetyltransferase, which produces MQPSFLLTRAGRNFNGFDVDGFADHLGLPVRQLVDSTPDLAAILAAHPATTPSLFIGSGNVNFDAKAASALGVPLLLLIDAPGMHIDLAKQECEELGAVVASVFTADEAVSAEGIARIKASAVEAPVVMSAPVFESWLLEQAKSKNAHIVLPEGDDDRILQAAHQLLAQEICELTILGDPEAITARAQELGLDLSAAHLQNPDTDPNAEKFAEDFAELRKSKGMTLEQARETMKDISYYATMMIHEGLADGMVSGAAHTTAHTIKPSFQIIKTKPGTSVVSSIFLMVMRGRLWAFGDCAVNPNPTADQLGEIAAVSAKTAEQFGIDPRVAILSYSTGTSGSGPDVDRAVAATKKAQELAPECKIDGPLQFDAACDPTVAAKKAPESEVAGQANVFIFPDLEAGNIGYKTAQRTGHALAVGPILQGLNKPVNDLSRGATVADIVNTVAITAIQGGK; this is translated from the coding sequence ATGCAGCCATCGTTCCTGCTTACCCGTGCTGGACGTAACTTCAACGGCTTTGATGTTGATGGTTTCGCCGATCATCTTGGCCTCCCAGTCCGTCAGCTGGTTGATTCGACTCCGGATCTTGCGGCTATCCTCGCTGCCCATCCTGCTACTACCCCGAGCTTGTTCATTGGTTCCGGAAACGTAAATTTTGATGCTAAGGCTGCATCTGCTTTGGGTGTGCCACTACTTTTGCTTATCGACGCCCCTGGTATGCACATTGACCTTGCCAAGCAGGAGTGCGAGGAACTTGGGGCAGTTGTGGCAAGTGTCTTTACTGCCGATGAGGCCGTTTCTGCTGAGGGTATCGCGCGCATTAAGGCTTCTGCTGTTGAGGCTCCTGTTGTGATGAGTGCACCGGTGTTTGAGTCGTGGCTGTTGGAGCAGGCTAAGTCGAAGAATGCGCACATTGTGTTGCCAGAAGGTGACGATGATCGTATTTTGCAGGCTGCTCATCAGCTGCTTGCTCAAGAGATTTGTGAGCTGACCATTTTGGGCGATCCTGAGGCCATTACTGCACGTGCACAGGAGCTGGGCTTGGACCTTTCGGCTGCTCATCTGCAGAACCCTGATACTGATCCGAATGCGGAGAAGTTCGCGGAAGATTTCGCTGAGCTGCGTAAGTCTAAGGGCATGACGCTGGAGCAGGCTCGGGAGACGATGAAGGATATCTCCTACTACGCCACCATGATGATTCATGAGGGGCTTGCCGACGGCATGGTGTCTGGTGCGGCTCACACCACCGCGCACACCATCAAGCCAAGCTTCCAGATTATTAAGACCAAGCCAGGCACGTCGGTTGTGTCTTCTATCTTCTTGATGGTCATGCGCGGCCGCCTGTGGGCTTTCGGCGACTGTGCTGTGAACCCTAATCCAACTGCAGATCAGCTTGGTGAGATCGCTGCTGTGTCGGCAAAGACGGCTGAGCAGTTCGGTATCGATCCTCGCGTTGCTATCTTGTCCTACTCCACGGGTACTTCTGGCTCTGGCCCAGATGTGGACCGCGCTGTTGCTGCAACGAAGAAGGCTCAGGAGCTTGCTCCGGAGTGCAAGATTGATGGTCCATTGCAGTTCGACGCTGCGTGCGATCCTACTGTTGCCGCTAAGAAGGCTCCGGAGTCTGAGGTTGCAGGCCAGGCAAATGTCTTTATTTTCCCTGATCTTGAGGCCGGCAACATTGGCTATAAGACTGCACAGCGCACCGGCCATGCTCTTGCTGTTGGCCCGATCCTGCAGGGTTTGAACAAGCCTGTGAACGACCTTTCTCGCGGCGCAACCGTTGCCGACATTGTGAACACCGTGGCCATTACTGCAATTCAAGGAGGCAAATAA
- a CDS encoding GNAT family N-acetyltransferase, which produces MHITVSPLRDLHALEVHALYKLRVDIFVHEQQCPYAEIDTTDALDTTQHILAWDDNGDLLGCARVFSGDHGTHIGRFAVIPQARKTGTAHEILTRAIELGGNYLEAQSPLVGYYARYGFTPCGAEFLDESIPHTPMRR; this is translated from the coding sequence GTGCACATCACGGTATCCCCACTGCGCGACCTCCATGCTCTGGAGGTCCACGCACTCTATAAACTGCGCGTCGACATCTTCGTCCACGAGCAGCAGTGCCCCTACGCAGAAATAGACACCACCGATGCCCTCGACACCACGCAACACATCCTCGCGTGGGACGACAACGGTGACCTCCTGGGCTGTGCCCGTGTGTTTTCAGGTGACCACGGCACCCACATCGGACGATTCGCCGTGATCCCCCAAGCACGAAAAACGGGGACTGCGCACGAGATACTCACCCGAGCCATCGAACTCGGTGGAAACTACCTCGAAGCACAATCCCCACTCGTGGGCTACTACGCCCGCTACGGATTTACCCCCTGCGGTGCGGAATTCCTCGACGAATCAATCCCGCACACGCCCATGAGGCGCTAG